In Nocardia sp. XZ_19_385, the sequence TCAGCAGGAACACTCCGGCCAGGAAGGTGGAGATACGGGTCCGGGCGCCGGACACCTTCACATTGATCATGGTCTGGCCGATCATCGCGCAACCGCCCATACCGCCGAAAAATCCGGTGACGATGTTGGCGATGCCTTGGCCCCAGCCCTCACGGGTCTTGTCGGAGCGGCTGTCGGTGATGTCGTCGACCAGTTTCGCGGTCATCAACGATTCCAGCAGGCCGACCAGCGCCATCGCCAGCGCGTAGGGCGCGATGATCCGCAAGGTGTCCAGAGTCAGCGGCACGTCCGGGATCAACCACGACGGCAGGCTCGACGGCAACTCGCCCTCGTCGGCGACATCGGGCACGTTCAGTGCGAACACCATGGTGAGGGCGGTGAGCGCGACAATGGCCACCAGCGGGGCCGGAACCACGGTGGTCAGCTTGGGCAGCAGCACCATGACCGCGATCGCCACCGCGAGCATCGGATACACCAGCCACGGCACACCGATCAGATGCGGCAGCTGCGCCAGGAAGATCAAGATGGCCAGCGCGTTCACGAAGCCCACCATCACGCTGCGCGGGATGAATCGCATCAGCTTCGCCACCCCGGCTACGCTCAGCACGATCTGCAGCAGACCGGCGACGATCACCGTCGCGATCAGGTAGTCGACGCCGTGCTCACGCACCACCGGCGCGATGACGAGCGCGACCGCGCCGGTGGCCGCGGAAATCATGGCCGGGCGGCCGCCGGTGATCGCGATCGTCACGGCCATGGTGAACGAGGCGAACAGGCCCAGCCGCGGATCGACCCCGGCGATGATGGAGAACGAAATCGCCTCCGGGATCAGGGCGAGGGCGACAACCAGACCGGCCAGCACCTCCACCCGCAGCCGTTTCGGGCTGCGCAGCGCGGCCAGCACCGAGGTATCTGGCGCGCCGCCGGTC encodes:
- a CDS encoding SulP family inorganic anion transporter, encoding MVSTTERTGGAPDTSVLAALRSPKRLRVEVLAGLVVALALIPEAISFSIIAGVDPRLGLFASFTMAVTIAITGGRPAMISAATGAVALVIAPVVREHGVDYLIATVIVAGLLQIVLSVAGVAKLMRFIPRSVMVGFVNALAILIFLAQLPHLIGVPWLVYPMLAVAIAVMVLLPKLTTVVPAPLVAIVALTALTMVFALNVPDVADEGELPSSLPSWLIPDVPLTLDTLRIIAPYALAMALVGLLESLMTAKLVDDITDSRSDKTREGWGQGIANIVTGFFGGMGGCAMIGQTMINVKVSGARTRISTFLAGVFLLILVVGLGGLVGQIPMAALVAVMIMVSVGTMDWHSIAPKTLRRMPIAETTVMLVTVAVTVATHNLAYGVIAGVLTAMVAFAHRVAHFTEVDKIGDADIDQDGAVDTRVYKVRGELFFASSNDLVYQFDYLGDPPNVVIDMSEAHIWDASTVATLDAITTKYAAKGKRVEIIGLNEASEKRHERLSGHLAAH